One stretch of Paenibacillus sp. AN1007 DNA includes these proteins:
- a CDS encoding polysaccharide biosynthesis protein, giving the protein MSKKETFIKGTLILAAAALIARVLGLVQRVPLEHILGDIGNASFTISNTVYLMLLTVATAGIPSTLSKMVSERYALGRAGEAQQIYRAALIFAAVAGVVMSVLLWFAAPFYATHISKVPESVSAIRALAPALLLFPAIAMMRGYFQGRGNMTAGGISQIVEQFARVGVAIIVAFVMLQWNYDDQTIAAGASFGGVFGSIGAFAVMLYFTLKLRKSDRAAQLHYERAEQLPMRGIYTDIFKLSIPIVLSSLAVPAINFIDSSLVVPLLSGQIGVGEATGVLAILGAKAQSIAGIPPILAIALSQSLVPVISAAFARKDEIHLKNQVTLAMRISILTGMPIVITLCAAAHSVNGLIFTSPDGTPIIALLTFGTIFQITMMTTNSILLGVGKPRITMISVAAGIIVKLIASLILAPIFGIYGIIIATALCFLVITYLNLRVLRKIVDFSIMGDRWLGFMITVLLAAGIGFAANWSGNQIFGAFLPARVSFLVTCMVVGVLVVVVYLVLMVMLRVLRKDELGSYPRILQKILRPLMRLQRGAGQRG; this is encoded by the coding sequence TTGTCTAAGAAGGAAACATTTATTAAAGGTACGCTCATATTGGCGGCTGCAGCATTGATTGCAAGGGTACTCGGTCTGGTGCAGCGCGTGCCGCTGGAGCATATTCTCGGGGATATCGGTAACGCATCGTTCACGATCTCCAATACGGTGTATTTAATGCTGTTAACTGTGGCAACGGCGGGCATACCGAGTACGCTGAGTAAGATGGTTTCGGAACGCTACGCGCTCGGACGCGCAGGGGAAGCGCAGCAGATCTACCGTGCAGCCCTTATTTTCGCGGCAGTGGCCGGTGTCGTCATGTCTGTTCTGTTATGGTTTGCGGCACCATTCTATGCCACCCATATTTCCAAAGTACCGGAATCCGTGAGTGCCATCCGTGCGCTTGCTCCGGCCCTGCTGCTCTTCCCGGCGATCGCGATGATGCGTGGTTATTTCCAGGGACGCGGTAATATGACGGCAGGTGGTATCTCGCAGATCGTAGAGCAGTTTGCGCGCGTAGGCGTAGCGATTATTGTGGCATTTGTAATGCTGCAGTGGAATTACGATGATCAGACGATTGCAGCCGGGGCATCTTTCGGTGGTGTATTTGGCAGTATCGGCGCATTTGCTGTGATGCTGTACTTCACATTGAAGCTCCGCAAAAGTGATCGTGCGGCACAGCTGCATTATGAGCGGGCAGAGCAGCTGCCGATGCGCGGCATCTACACCGATATTTTTAAACTTTCAATCCCGATAGTGTTATCTTCTCTTGCTGTTCCGGCAATTAACTTTATCGACTCCTCTCTCGTCGTTCCGCTGCTTAGCGGACAGATCGGTGTGGGAGAAGCGACAGGAGTACTCGCAATTCTGGGTGCGAAGGCTCAAAGTATTGCAGGTATTCCGCCAATTCTGGCAATCGCGCTTAGTCAGTCTCTTGTGCCTGTCATTTCGGCGGCCTTTGCCCGTAAAGATGAGATTCACCTGAAAAATCAGGTGACGCTGGCCATGCGTATTTCTATCCTGACCGGGATGCCAATTGTGATTACGTTGTGTGCAGCCGCTCATTCGGTAAACGGATTGATATTTACAAGTCCGGACGGTACGCCGATTATTGCATTGCTGACGTTCGGTACCATCTTCCAAATTACCATGATGACGACGAATTCCATCCTGCTTGGGGTGGGTAAACCACGAATCACGATGATTAGCGTAGCGGCAGGTATTATCGTGAAGCTGATTGCGAGTCTTATCCTGGCGCCGATCTTTGGCATTTACGGGATTATTATCGCAACGGCGCTGTGCTTCCTGGTCATCACATATTTGAATCTGCGTGTACTGCGCAAAATTGTGGATTTCTCGATTATGGGAGATCGCTGGCTTGGATTTATGATTACGGTGCTGTTGGCGGCAGGCATTGGATTTGCAGCCAACTGGAGCGGGAATCAGATCTTTGGTGCTTTCCTGCCTGCACGCGTATCGTTCCTGGTCACCTGTATGGTAGTGGGGGTGCTGGTCGTTGTGGTGTATCTCGTGCTGATGGTTATGCTGCGCGTCCTGCGTAAGGACGAGCTGGGCAGTTATCCACGAATTTTGCAAAAAATTCTTCGTCCACTTATGCGTCTACAGCGTGGTGCCGGGCAGCGTGGATAA
- a CDS encoding Cof-type HAD-IIB family hydrolase has product MSELKYKLLALDMDGTLLNDNHEITQETAKWIQIAIRRGVHVCLSTGRAVYHAMPYAVQLGLETPMVTVNGSEVWKAPHELHMRHLMDPSLIRKMHEIGEKYNSWYWAYSVEELFNRDRWTDNIEGLEWLKFGFTTEDDEVRHQIMMELQQMGGLQMTNSSPVNIEVNPENVSKATGVSEVCQLLGINMSEVVAVGDSLNDLAVIEAVGLGVAMGNAQEQVKQAADLIIGSNNEDGIAHLIREHILKGE; this is encoded by the coding sequence ATGAGTGAATTGAAATACAAACTGCTTGCCCTGGATATGGATGGCACGTTGCTGAATGATAATCATGAAATTACACAGGAGACGGCCAAGTGGATTCAGATTGCGATCCGGCGCGGGGTGCACGTGTGCTTGTCTACGGGAAGAGCGGTATACCACGCCATGCCTTATGCGGTACAGCTCGGACTGGAAACACCGATGGTGACCGTCAACGGCAGCGAGGTCTGGAAAGCACCGCATGAGCTTCATATGCGTCATCTGATGGACCCGAGTCTGATTCGCAAGATGCATGAGATTGGGGAGAAATACAACAGCTGGTACTGGGCATACTCCGTGGAGGAGCTGTTTAACCGAGATCGCTGGACGGACAATATCGAAGGATTGGAATGGCTGAAATTTGGATTCACCACTGAGGATGATGAGGTTCGTCATCAGATTATGATGGAGCTGCAGCAGATGGGTGGTCTGCAAATGACCAATTCGTCTCCTGTAAACATTGAGGTGAACCCGGAGAACGTATCCAAAGCTACCGGTGTATCCGAAGTATGCCAGCTGCTGGGCATCAACATGTCCGAAGTGGTTGCTGTGGGCGACAGTCTGAACGATCTGGCTGTCATTGAAGCGGTTGGTCTGGGTGTTGCTATGGGCAATGCACAGGAGCAGGTGAAACAAGCGGCAGATTTAATAATTGGAAGCAATAATGAGGATGGCATTGCTCATCTGATTCGTGAACATATTTTGAAGGGGGAGTAA
- a CDS encoding DUF456 domain-containing protein, which yields MAGTVYPILPGAIAIFFAFLVYGWFFSFDPFGVWFWIIQILIVVVLFVADYVVSAWGVKKFGGSKLSTTLSTIGVIIGPFVIPAFGLVLGPFLGAFIGEIIGGSSPSKASKVGFGSVVGLFTSTVMKIILQLVMIVLFIIWVVRFA from the coding sequence ATGGCAGGTACGGTGTATCCGATTCTGCCGGGTGCAATCGCGATTTTCTTCGCATTTCTGGTCTACGGCTGGTTTTTCAGCTTTGATCCGTTCGGGGTCTGGTTCTGGATTATACAGATCCTCATTGTGGTAGTGCTGTTCGTGGCAGATTACGTCGTCAGTGCTTGGGGGGTCAAAAAGTTTGGCGGCTCCAAGCTGTCTACAACGCTGAGTACCATTGGTGTGATCATTGGTCCGTTCGTGATTCCGGCGTTTGGACTGGTTCTGGGACCTTTTCTCGGTGCATTTATCGGGGAGATCATTGGCGGTTCTTCACCTTCCAAAGCTTCCAAAGTTGGATTTGGTTCTGTCGTCGGGCTGTTTACGAGCACGGTGATGAAAATTATTTTGCAGCTTGTGATGATTGTTCTATTCATTATTTGGGTGGTTCGATTCGCCTAG
- a CDS encoding metal ABC transporter permease, producing MASFWIILTAVFVSSACAILGCFLILRRMALVGDAISHAVLPGIAIAFLWSGSRDSMWMLLGAAVFGLLTVFFIQSLQAGGLSSDASIGIVFTALFAVGVILISLNAQHIDLDLDCVLFGEIAYVQWDTLTLRGMDVGPRAVWMLGITLLVILIVIGLFYKQFKLCAFDPALAAACGIPVVLFHYLLMGLVSMTSVASFESVGSILVVGMLIVPAAAAYLLTDRLGQMILYAVLIGAASSVGGYLMAYAMDASIAGCMVAAAGILFVLALLLSPKHGIVFRYVRRKYAAR from the coding sequence ATGGCATCGTTCTGGATTATTTTAACGGCAGTATTCGTTTCCTCCGCCTGCGCAATTCTGGGTTGTTTCCTCATTCTCCGACGTATGGCTCTGGTCGGTGACGCGATCAGTCACGCGGTGCTTCCGGGAATCGCGATTGCATTTCTGTGGAGTGGGTCCAGAGATTCGATGTGGATGCTGCTGGGGGCAGCGGTGTTTGGACTGCTGACGGTATTCTTCATTCAGAGCCTTCAGGCCGGAGGACTGTCTTCGGATGCGTCCATCGGTATTGTATTTACAGCACTCTTCGCTGTGGGGGTTATCCTGATTAGTCTGAATGCACAGCATATCGATCTGGATCTGGACTGTGTGTTGTTCGGTGAGATTGCTTATGTGCAGTGGGATACTTTAACGCTGCGGGGAATGGATGTGGGGCCGAGGGCGGTGTGGATGCTGGGCATTACGCTGCTTGTTATTCTCATCGTGATTGGGCTGTTCTACAAACAGTTCAAATTATGTGCCTTCGATCCGGCCTTGGCAGCAGCTTGCGGCATCCCGGTTGTGCTGTTCCATTACCTGCTCATGGGGCTGGTATCCATGACGTCGGTGGCTTCTTTTGAAAGTGTCGGCTCTATTCTTGTCGTAGGTATGTTAATTGTCCCGGCAGCGGCAGCTTATCTGCTCACGGATCGGCTGGGCCAAATGATTCTGTATGCTGTGCTGATTGGTGCGGCTTCCTCTGTTGGCGGTTACCTGATGGCTTACGCGATGGATGCTTCCATTGCAGGATGTATGGTGGCTGCAGCAGGCATATTGTTTGTACTCGCGCTGCTGCTGTCTCCAAAACACGGTATCGTGTTTCGTTATGTACGTCGTAAATATGCGGCAAGGTAA
- a CDS encoding metal ABC transporter permease: protein MWNWIISILSDPNTRWILLGCLLLGFSSGIIGSFTFLRRQSLMGDTLAHAALPGICIAFMMTETKSIGLFLLGALLSGIMATFGVSWITRYSRIKQDAAMGIVLTVFFGIGVVMLTRIQHSASGSQSGLDKYLFGQAASMVLTDVYVMAGVCIVLLIACLVWFKEFKLVSFDPGFARGMGLPVGVLEQLILLLTVIAVVAGIQAVGVVLVAALLVTPAAAARCWTDSLALMVLLSGLFGALSGAAGTVFSTFVPNLPTGPVTVLAATLLFAGSALFAPRRGLFARKLRSMQAKSAYMREEKAGLQTLAAQPRAQKRGEM from the coding sequence ATGTGGAACTGGATCATTTCCATTCTGTCAGATCCGAACACACGCTGGATCCTGCTTGGCTGTCTGCTCCTTGGGTTCAGCAGCGGTATCATCGGTTCGTTTACCTTTCTTCGCCGCCAAAGTTTGATGGGTGATACCCTTGCCCATGCGGCACTGCCCGGCATATGTATTGCGTTTATGATGACAGAAACCAAGTCGATTGGATTATTTCTGCTCGGTGCGCTCCTCTCGGGAATTATGGCGACTTTCGGTGTTTCCTGGATAACCCGATATTCACGGATCAAACAGGATGCTGCCATGGGCATTGTGCTGACGGTATTTTTCGGAATCGGTGTGGTGATGCTGACACGTATTCAGCACAGCGCCAGCGGAAGCCAGAGCGGACTTGACAAGTATCTCTTCGGACAGGCAGCATCTATGGTGCTTACGGATGTGTATGTGATGGCCGGGGTATGTATTGTACTGCTCATCGCCTGCCTTGTCTGGTTTAAAGAATTCAAACTGGTGAGTTTTGACCCGGGTTTTGCAAGAGGCATGGGCCTGCCTGTAGGCGTGCTGGAGCAGTTGATTCTGCTGCTCACCGTCATTGCCGTAGTGGCTGGAATTCAAGCGGTTGGCGTGGTGCTGGTTGCAGCGCTGCTGGTGACCCCGGCAGCGGCGGCAAGATGCTGGACGGATTCTCTTGCACTGATGGTGCTGCTGTCTGGACTATTCGGTGCACTCAGTGGTGCAGCAGGCACGGTGTTCAGTACGTTTGTCCCTAATCTGCCAACTGGACCGGTAACGGTGCTGGCGGCAACATTGCTGTTTGCCGGATCTGCTCTGTTCGCACCAAGACGCGGATTGTTTGCACGCAAGCTGCGGAGCATGCAGGCGAAGTCTGCTTATATGCGCGAAGAGAAGGCTGGGCTGCAGACCCTCGCTGCGCAGCCCCGAGCACAGAAACGGGGGGAGATGTAA